A stretch of the Papaver somniferum cultivar HN1 chromosome 6, ASM357369v1, whole genome shotgun sequence genome encodes the following:
- the LOC113285500 gene encoding probable WRKY transcription factor 51 isoform X2: MGLHQQVVTCKKCKGAAKKNKADGRHRIAFRTKSEVEILDDGFKWRKYGKKAVKDSPNPRNYYRCSSVGCTVKKRVERDGEDSSYVITTYENVHNHESPSVVYYNEIPLMVPNGWTLHQQSSNASSSSSFP, translated from the exons ATGGGATTACACCAACAAGTAGTAACATGCAA GAAATGCAAAGGTGCGGCTAAGAAAAACAAGGCGGATGGACGCCATAGAATCGCTTTTCGAACAAAATCAGAGGTCGAAATCTTGGATGATGGATTCAAATGGAGGAAGTACGGGAAAAAGGCGGTAAAGGATAGTCCTAATCCAAG GAACTACTATCGTTGTTCAAGTGTAGGATGCACTGTGAAAAAAAGAGTAGAAAGAGATGGAGAAGATTCAAGTTACGTGATAACAACTTATGAAAATGTTCACAACCATGAAAGTCCTTCTGTTGTTTACTACAATGAAATTCCGTTAATGGTTCCTAATGGCTGGACTCTTCATCAACAATCATCTAATGCTTCCTCTTCATCATCCTTTCCGTAG
- the LOC113285500 gene encoding probable WRKY transcription factor 51 isoform X1: MSIDQFSFPQRDNFFVNHEENHSKVHGTNPNYTAYLMNNNLDLSDFEVSDYLLLEHGLQDESTSTLTGSNSLPSPILPSLVDDPVVSNGITPTSSNMKCKGAAKKNKADGRHRIAFRTKSEVEILDDGFKWRKYGKKAVKDSPNPRNYYRCSSVGCTVKKRVERDGEDSSYVITTYENVHNHESPSVVYYNEIPLMVPNGWTLHQQSSNASSSSSFP; encoded by the exons ATGTCTATTGATCAATTTAGTTTTCCACAAAGAGATAACTTCTTTGTTAATCATGAAGAAAATCATAGTAAAGTTCATGGTACTAACCCTAATTACACTGCTTATCTTATGAATAACAATTTAGATTTATCGGATTTCGAAGTTTCCGATTATTTATTACTCGAACATGGGTTGCAAGATGAGTCTACGTCGACCCTAACTGGAAGCAATTCGTTGCCTAGTCCCATTTTGCCAAGTTTGGTTGATGATCCGGTTGTAAGCAATGGGATTACACCAACAAGTAGTAACAT GAAATGCAAAGGTGCGGCTAAGAAAAACAAGGCGGATGGACGCCATAGAATCGCTTTTCGAACAAAATCAGAGGTCGAAATCTTGGATGATGGATTCAAATGGAGGAAGTACGGGAAAAAGGCGGTAAAGGATAGTCCTAATCCAAG GAACTACTATCGTTGTTCAAGTGTAGGATGCACTGTGAAAAAAAGAGTAGAAAGAGATGGAGAAGATTCAAGTTACGTGATAACAACTTATGAAAATGTTCACAACCATGAAAGTCCTTCTGTTGTTTACTACAATGAAATTCCGTTAATGGTTCCTAATGGCTGGACTCTTCATCAACAATCATCTAATGCTTCCTCTTCATCATCCTTTCCGTAG